Sequence from the Clostridium botulinum genome:
TTCTATCGTAATCAGCTTCTATAAGATGTGTTCCACCTATTATTCCCACTATTTTTTCATTAGTTCTTTCTTCTATAGTTTTTACCATATTTAAAAATCCTGGATGTGCACATCCTAACAATATAACTAATCCTTTTTTAGTTTTTATTCCTAATGCTACTTCTTCGTCAAATGTATCAATTATATATTCATCATTAATTTTTCGTTGCATGTTAGGATTTATTTTTTCAAAATCATAGTATTTATTAAAATTAGAAAATACAAAAACATTATCGCATATTTCCATAATATCTTTTTCCAAACTCTCTATTCTAATTCCTTTATCCTCAATATATTTTTTATCAAAATCAGTTCCTATATATGCATATCCAGGCTCTTTTGAAAAATCCGATTTTAGACTTCCATCAGAATAATGATACTTATCTGTTCTATTAAAAAAATGACTGCTTACTACAAGTTTAGGTTTTATATCATAAGTTTCTATTAATCTTTTAACCCCACCACAGTGATCATAATGAGCATGACTTAAAACTAAAATATCAGTATTTTTAAGATCAACATTTAGTTTTTTAGCATTTTCAATAAAGTCTCCTGTTTTTCCAGTATCGAATAAGACGTTGCAATTACTTCCCTCAATAAACATAGAAAGACCATGTTCATTTTTTAGCTTCTCATCCTTATCCTGTGTATTTTCTATTAATGTTGTTATTTTCATATTAACATCTCCCATTTTATATTGTAGTGGCAAATTCTTTTAAAAGCGCTGCAGTAGAATTAAGTTCTTGAACAGTTGCAGTAATTTCTTCTAATCCAGATGCCTGTCCATCTAATAATAAATTTGATGCATTAAATCTATTATATATCTCATTTATTGAATTTTGAATACTACTCAATATTTTATTAATCTCGTTTATTGATTCACTACTTGAATGAGATAATTTTCTAATTTCATTAGATACTACACTAAATCCTTTTCCATATTCTCCTGCTCTTGCTGATTCTATAGCTGCATTTAAACCAAGCATATTAGTTTGTTTTGCTATACTTTCTATAAATTTCAAAACATCATCTGTTTTCTTATAATTTTCATTTGTAAGTTCTATAAATCTTTCTATATCTAAATTAGTTTCAGATATTTTTTGAAGTCCTGAAGACATATCAAATAAATTATTACCTATTTGTCCCAATGACTCTGATAAAGTATTTGACATCTCTGCCATCTTTTCTTTTCTCTCCATACTCATACCAATTACTATTGTTCCAGCTATTTCATTGCCCTCAAATACAGGAATTCCTATTGTCTTTAATGGTACTCCAAATACGCTTTCTGGAACCATTACAGATACTTCTTTTTTAGCTTTTAAACAAACATCAGCTGCACATCCTTCTGGAATTACATCATCTGTTTTAGATTTCATTTTTAAGTTTGTACTGTCTTTAACTAATAGAAATTTTTCTGTATTAGATATTGTAAAAACCAATTCATCTTCAAAATAATATTTAAAACAAGGTATTAATGTATAAAACGCTTGCATTAACTCATTATCAGATATCTTATTTATCACTAAAATCACTCCTAAATTATTATACATTTGTTTTAATATTAATAATTTAACTATCTATTAATATTAAAATGTGTATTATTGTAAACTTAAATAATAATACTCTACAGTATTACTATCGTCCAAAACGCTTTCAATATTATATCATCTTTTCATATTTTTTAATAATTCATTTAATATTAACATATTTTCTTTAATTTGTTATATTGCCCTATATCTTTAAATCCCTATAATTTACACTGTTATAGCCGTTATTAGATCTATTTTTAGCATTTTACTTTTATTCTTTATATGATTTTTAAATATACTTATAAAAAAATAGGTCTAAATATTATTTAAATTAATATCTAGACCTATTTGCATAATTATTATATATTATTAAATTTAATTAGATAGCTTTTGACTTTTCAAATTGTGAATTATAAAGATTTGCATAGAAGCCATTTTCACTTAATAATTCATCATGATTTCCTTGCTCTATAATATCTCCATCCTTCATTACAAGAATCAAATCAGCATCCTTTATTGTTGATAATCTATGAGCTATAACAAAACTAGTTCTTCCCTTCATTAAATTATCCATTGCTTTTTGAATAAGTATTTCTGTTCTTGTATCAACTGAACTTGTAGCTTCATCAAGAATAAGAATCCTTGGATTTGCTAATATAGCTCTTGCTATCGTTAGTAATTGTTTTTGTCCCTGCGAAATATTACTTGCTTCTTCATTTAATTCCATATTATATCCATCGGGTAAAGTTTTTACGAAATTATGAACATGAGCAGCTTTAGCTGCTTCAATTACATCTTCATCAGTTGCATCTAATTTTCCATATCTTATATTTTCCATTATGCTCCCATTATATAACCACGTCTCTTGTAGCACCATACCAAAAGCTTCTCGAAGTTCACTACGATTAAAATCTCTTAAATCATTACCATCAATTAAGATTGCTCCATCATTTATATCATAGAAACGCATTAAAAGCTTAATTATTGTTGATTTACCTGCACCTGTTGGTCCTACAATTGCAACTTTTTGTCCTTTTTTAATTTTAGCACTAAAATCATTTACTATAATTTTGTCTTTGTTATATCCAAACTTTACATTTTTAAACTCTACATTACCATAAACATCATTAATAGATGCAGGATTTTGAGCAAATTGATCTTCTTCTTCCTCATCTAAAAATTCAAAAACTCTTTCTGCCGCAGCAGCTGTTGATTGTAGTAAATTTGAAACCTGAGCAATTTGACCAATTGGTTGAGTAAAATTCCTACTATATTGAATAAATGATTGAATGTTACCAACTGTAATTCTACCATTTATTACGAAATATCCGCCTAAAATTGAAACTGCTACATATCCAAGATTACCTACAAAAGTCATTATTGGCATCATAAGTCCTGATAAAAATTGAGATTTCCATGCTGACTTATATAATACATCATTCGATTCTTCAAATTCATCGATTACCTTTTGTTCTTTATTAAACACCCTAACTATATTTTGGCCGCTGAAGACTTCTTCAACTTGACCATTTACATGACCTAAATACTTCTGTTGTGCCTTAAAATGTTTTTGAGATTTCTTAACAACAAATCCTATGATGGCCATAGAAATTG
This genomic interval carries:
- a CDS encoding methyl-accepting chemotaxis protein, translating into MINKISDNELMQAFYTLIPCFKYYFEDELVFTISNTEKFLLVKDSTNLKMKSKTDDVIPEGCAADVCLKAKKEVSVMVPESVFGVPLKTIGIPVFEGNEIAGTIVIGMSMERKEKMAEMSNTLSESLGQIGNNLFDMSSGLQKISETNLDIERFIELTNENYKKTDDVLKFIESIAKQTNMLGLNAAIESARAGEYGKGFSVVSNEIRKLSHSSSESINEINKILSSIQNSINEIYNRFNASNLLLDGQASGLEEITATVQELNSTAALLKEFATTI
- a CDS encoding MBL fold metallo-hydrolase gives rise to the protein MKITTLIENTQDKDEKLKNEHGLSMFIEGSNCNVLFDTGKTGDFIENAKKLNVDLKNTDILVLSHAHYDHCGGVKRLIETYDIKPKLVVSSHFFNRTDKYHYSDGSLKSDFSKEPGYAYIGTDFDKKYIEDKGIRIESLEKDIMEICDNVFVFSNFNKYYDFEKINPNMQRKINDEYIIDTFDEEVALGIKTKKGLVILLGCAHPGFLNMVKTIEERTNEKIVGIIGGTHLIEADYDRIKKSVDYLNKSGVELLGLSHCTGEKAVEIFNKECKTSFTNRTGTILELD
- a CDS encoding ABC transporter ATP-binding protein, with the protein product MSKSTQRKGPMGGKMVVGEKAKNFKATMSKLMKYLSAYKIPIIFVFVFAIGSTIFSIVGPKILGNATTELFEGLMRKISGGSGIDFDKIAKILGGLICLYIISAIFSFIQGILMTNVSQKLTYKLRKELSEKIHRMPMKFFDGRTHGEVLSVFTNDIDTLSQSLNQSATQLITSITTIIGIMIMMFSIDWIMTLVVLCILPISMAIIGFVVKKSQKHFKAQQKYLGHVNGQVEEVFSGQNIVRVFNKEQKVIDEFEESNDVLYKSAWKSQFLSGLMMPIMTFVGNLGYVAVSILGGYFVINGRITVGNIQSFIQYSRNFTQPIGQIAQVSNLLQSTAAAAERVFEFLDEEEEDQFAQNPASINDVYGNVEFKNVKFGYNKDKIIVNDFSAKIKKGQKVAIVGPTGAGKSTIIKLLMRFYDINDGAILIDGNDLRDFNRSELREAFGMVLQETWLYNGSIMENIRYGKLDATDEDVIEAAKAAHVHNFVKTLPDGYNMELNEEASNISQGQKQLLTIARAILANPRILILDEATSSVDTRTEILIQKAMDNLMKGRTSFVIAHRLSTIKDADLILVMKDGDIIEQGNHDELLSENGFYANLYNSQFEKSKAI